One segment of Oscillospiraceae bacterium MB08-C2-2 DNA contains the following:
- a CDS encoding ABC transporter ATP-binding protein, with product MGEATTQSVIQMEGICKGYQMGAQALQVLKNIDFHVQEGEFVAVLGPSGSGKSTLMNIIGCMDTADTGEYFISGSAVHAMSQAELANLRNAKIGFIFQKYHLIPQYSVLQNIIMPLLIRGIPRRQAQQDAMETIEMLGMQERLAHKPSELSGGQQQRVAVARALVGHPRLLLADEPTGALDSTTGQDVLGLFKKLNQAGHTIIMITHDLTVAAHAQRIVKIIDGELFI from the coding sequence ATGGGAGAGGCAACCACACAGTCTGTCATCCAAATGGAGGGCATCTGCAAGGGGTATCAAATGGGTGCTCAAGCCTTGCAGGTGCTCAAGAACATCGATTTTCATGTGCAGGAGGGGGAATTTGTGGCTGTGCTTGGCCCTTCCGGGTCAGGAAAATCCACCCTCATGAATATTATCGGCTGCATGGATACAGCGGATACCGGTGAATATTTCATCTCAGGCAGCGCAGTCCATGCCATGTCGCAGGCAGAGCTGGCCAATTTGCGCAACGCCAAAATCGGGTTTATTTTTCAGAAATACCATTTGATCCCCCAATATTCTGTTTTGCAAAACATCATCATGCCGCTGCTGATTCGGGGCATTCCCCGCAGGCAGGCCCAGCAGGACGCCATGGAAACCATTGAAATGCTCGGCATGCAGGAACGCCTTGCCCACAAGCCCTCGGAGCTTTCCGGCGGCCAGCAGCAGCGTGTTGCAGTGGCCCGAGCCTTGGTGGGGCACCCCCGCCTGCTTCTGGCCGATGAACCCACCGGTGCGCTGGATTCCACAACCGGGCAGGATGTTTTGGGGCTTTTCAAAAAACTGAACCAAGCGGGGCATACTATTATTATGATCACCCATGATCTCACAGTAGCGGCTCATGCTCAGCGCATTGTCAAGATCATTGACGGCGAGCTTTTTATTTAA
- a CDS encoding response regulator transcription factor: protein MRALVIEDDVHLSDAICTSIAELAETQQAFDGDEGLFQAMQNIFDIIILDIMLPGMNGYEVLSALRRGGISTPVLILTAKDGLDDKIKGFQLGADDYLPKPFHREELLLRLEAILRRTSSGFREHSLIFKELALDPLTRAVTIGGEAVELHGKQFDILEYLIANQNIILTREQIFDRVWGFDSETGTNVLEVYASNLRKTLKLYGYDRYIQTVRGMGYILRDRGDEHA from the coding sequence ATGCGTGCGTTGGTTATTGAGGACGATGTCCACCTTTCGGACGCAATCTGCACCAGTATCGCCGAATTGGCGGAAACCCAGCAAGCCTTTGACGGTGACGAAGGGCTTTTTCAAGCCATGCAGAATATTTTTGATATCATCATTCTGGATATTATGCTGCCCGGTATGAATGGCTACGAGGTGCTCAGCGCCCTGCGCCGGGGAGGTATTTCCACCCCCGTTCTGATCCTCACCGCCAAGGATGGGCTGGATGATAAAATCAAAGGCTTTCAGCTGGGTGCAGATGATTATTTGCCCAAGCCCTTTCACCGGGAAGAGCTTCTCCTGCGATTGGAGGCAATTCTGCGCCGCACCAGCAGCGGCTTCCGGGAACACAGCCTTATTTTCAAGGAGCTGGCTCTCGATCCGCTTACCCGTGCTGTCACCATCGGCGGCGAGGCGGTGGAGCTGCACGGCAAGCAGTTTGATATTCTTGAATACCTGATCGCAAACCAGAATATCATCCTCACCCGGGAGCAAATTTTTGATCGGGTGTGGGGCTTTGATTCCGAAACCGGCACCAATGTGCTGGAGGTTTACGCCAGCAATCTGCGCAAGACCCTCAAGCTCTACGGCTACGACCGCTATATCCAGACTGTCCGGGGTATGGGTTATATCCTGCGTGACCGGGGGGATGAGCATGCGTGA
- a CDS encoding HAMP domain-containing sensor histidine kinase, translating to MRDTVARKQQLKHTLYNFIAFSFIFAVFGLILFFQLQTSIFSKIDRDLERAHSEILDRADFIEDQTTFDFDAANKLHGEPPQGRRGLMIPPRITPIVRDSSGTIQNQRSLGRIFYESDLALLSFSPAMGEKPMTIRLENQFYYRCITFPVTDSQGVQYYVQLVSNVDGERSVVDHFLRWLLICLGVFIPLSIGASYVLSQQTMRPVLEAWKRQTEFVQDASHELRTPLTVIQNKLETLLTMPDARILEQSGSIVLSLTETRRLTKLTADLMTLARSDSGQTMLEKETLQLDEIAATVAEPYIELAELQSKVMELQLGFGGSLCADRGRIQQLLVILMDNALKYTEQGDTITVSTRGDGNWVSIQVRDTGIGISEAGRSRVFDRFYREDKARSRAGGGTGLGLSIAKWIVEQHVGSIKIEANYPKGTAVTVKLPH from the coding sequence ATGCGTGATACGGTGGCGAGAAAGCAGCAGCTCAAGCATACCCTCTATAATTTTATCGCTTTTTCTTTTATCTTCGCCGTATTTGGGCTGATTCTGTTTTTCCAGCTCCAAACCTCCATCTTCTCCAAGATTGACCGGGATTTGGAGAGGGCCCACAGCGAAATTCTGGATCGAGCGGATTTTATTGAGGATCAGACCACTTTCGATTTTGATGCTGCCAACAAGCTTCACGGAGAACCCCCGCAAGGGCGGCGGGGCCTGATGATTCCGCCCCGCATCACACCCATTGTGCGGGATAGCAGCGGCACCATCCAAAACCAGCGCTCGCTGGGCCGCATTTTCTATGAAAGTGATTTGGCCTTGCTTTCCTTCAGCCCTGCCATGGGCGAAAAGCCCATGACTATCCGGCTGGAGAATCAGTTTTATTACCGCTGCATCACCTTCCCTGTAACAGACAGTCAGGGTGTGCAGTATTATGTTCAGCTGGTATCCAACGTGGATGGCGAGCGCAGTGTTGTGGATCACTTTCTGCGCTGGCTGTTGATCTGTCTGGGTGTGTTCATCCCGCTGTCTATCGGGGCCAGCTATGTTCTTTCTCAGCAAACCATGCGCCCTGTCCTTGAAGCGTGGAAAAGGCAGACTGAATTTGTTCAGGATGCCTCCCATGAGCTGCGCACCCCTCTCACTGTGATACAAAACAAGCTGGAAACCCTGCTCACCATGCCGGATGCCCGCATTTTGGAACAATCGGGCAGCATCGTGCTTTCGCTGACCGAGACCCGCCGCCTCACCAAGCTCACCGCAGACCTGATGACACTGGCCCGTTCCGACAGCGGCCAGACCATGCTGGAAAAGGAAACTCTTCAGCTGGATGAAATTGCAGCCACCGTTGCCGAGCCTTATATCGAGCTGGCGGAGCTGCAAAGCAAAGTCATGGAGCTTCAGCTTGGCTTTGGGGGTTCTCTTTGCGCTGACCGTGGGCGTATCCAGCAGCTCTTGGTGATTCTCATGGATAATGCCCTCAAATACACCGAGCAGGGCGATACCATCACAGTCAGCACCCGGGGGGATGGCAACTGGGTTTCCATTCAAGTGCGTGACACCGGCATCGGCATCAGCGAAGCGGGGCGCAGCCGGGTGTTTGACCGTTTTTACCGGGAGGATAAAGCCCGTTCCCGTGCGGGGGGCGGCACCGGGCTGGGGCTTTCCATCGCCAAGTGGATTGTGGAGCAGCATGTAGGCTCTATTAAAATTGAAGCCAATTACCCAAAAGGAACGGCTGTTACCGTTAAGCTGCCACACTAA
- the trpE gene encoding anthranilate synthase component I has product MMVPSCERIEELAKEYPVVPVCKELYADIITPIALLRKLAQSSKRYFLLESVEGGERWSRYSFLGFDPVLRITCKNGVVSITGEKIETFQTDHPLEAVRSLMKRYRAPQIPGLPPFSGGLVGYFAYSMMGYAEPTLHIKEGELNDFDLLLYDKVIAFDQLRQKICVVVNMKTDKLMENYGKASGEVERIIRMIQEPSSLPAISIDSAVDFHCNVTKEEYCQLVERTKEYIRSGDIFQAVISRRFQSPYTGSLLSAYRVLRTTNPSPYMVYLNIDGTEVVSASPETLVRLQDGRLTTFPVAGSRPRGATEQQDRELEAELLADQKELAEHNMLVDLARNDLGRISKFSTVEVTRYQMIHRYSKIMHITSCVEGNIREDRDACDAIEAVLPAGTLSGAPKIRACEIIEEMEAEPRGIYGGALGYLDFSGNLDTCIAIRMAVNHGGTVTVQAGGGIVADSVPEMEYEEAGNKAQAIINAIMQAGEVDR; this is encoded by the coding sequence ATGATGGTTCCAAGCTGTGAGAGAATTGAGGAGCTGGCTAAGGAATACCCCGTTGTCCCTGTCTGCAAAGAGCTGTATGCGGATATCATCACCCCCATTGCACTGCTGCGAAAGCTTGCCCAGAGCAGCAAACGGTATTTTCTGCTGGAAAGTGTTGAGGGCGGCGAGCGCTGGAGCCGCTATTCCTTTTTGGGCTTTGACCCGGTTCTGCGAATCACCTGCAAAAACGGAGTGGTTTCGATCACGGGGGAGAAAATTGAAACCTTTCAGACCGATCACCCGCTGGAAGCGGTGCGCAGCCTGATGAAGAGGTACCGTGCGCCCCAGATTCCCGGCCTGCCTCCCTTTTCCGGCGGCCTTGTGGGGTATTTTGCCTATTCCATGATGGGCTACGCCGAACCAACCCTGCACATCAAGGAAGGCGAGCTCAATGATTTTGATCTGCTGCTGTATGACAAGGTCATCGCCTTCGACCAGCTGCGGCAGAAAATCTGCGTCGTGGTCAACATGAAAACCGATAAGCTGATGGAAAACTACGGTAAAGCCTCCGGTGAGGTGGAGCGCATCATCCGCATGATTCAGGAGCCCTCCTCCCTGCCCGCCATTTCCATAGACAGCGCTGTGGACTTCCACTGCAATGTAACCAAAGAGGAATACTGCCAGCTGGTGGAACGAACGAAAGAATACATACGCAGCGGGGATATTTTTCAGGCGGTGATTTCCCGCCGGTTCCAAAGCCCTTATACCGGCAGTCTGCTCAGCGCCTACCGTGTTCTGCGCACCACCAACCCCTCTCCCTACATGGTTTACCTAAATATCGATGGCACCGAGGTGGTCAGCGCCTCCCCAGAAACACTGGTACGCTTGCAGGATGGCCGCCTCACCACCTTCCCGGTGGCCGGTTCACGGCCAAGGGGAGCCACCGAGCAGCAGGATAGAGAGCTGGAAGCCGAGCTTCTGGCAGACCAAAAGGAACTGGCGGAACACAATATGCTGGTGGATTTAGCCCGAAACGATCTGGGGCGCATCTCCAAGTTTTCCACGGTGGAGGTCACCCGCTACCAGATGATCCACCGCTATTCCAAGATCATGCACATCACCTCCTGCGTGGAGGGAAATATCCGGGAAGATCGGGATGCCTGCGATGCCATTGAGGCTGTACTCCCCGCCGGAACCCTTTCGGGTGCTCCTAAAATCCGGGCCTGCGAAATCATTGAGGAAATGGAAGCCGAACCAAGAGGCATCTATGGCGGGGCGCTGGGCTACCTTGATTTTTCCGGCAATCTGGATACCTGCATTGCCATCCGCATGGCGGTAAATCACGGCGGAACGGTTACTGTTCAGGCAGGAGGCGGCATCGTAGCCGACAGCGTGCCGGAGATGGAATACGAAGAGGCAGGCAACAAGGCCCAAGCCATTATTAACGCCATTATGCAGGCCGGGGAGGTGGATCGCTGA
- a CDS encoding aminodeoxychorismate/anthranilate synthase component II: MILLIDNYDSFSYNLVQVTGGLNPDIQVVRNDKTTPQQIREQNPSHIILSPGPGYPADAGICEDVIRELGGEIPILGVCLGHQAICEAFGGEIIRARQLMHGKQSRIRLDTACPLFQGLPEEIMAARYHSLVARADAIPTELEVISTEPGGEVMAVRHRNYNIYGLQFHPESILTPQGETIIRNFLNMEGGTHD, from the coding sequence ATGATACTGCTTATTGATAATTACGACAGCTTTTCCTACAATCTGGTGCAGGTCACCGGTGGCCTGAACCCGGATATTCAGGTGGTGCGCAACGATAAAACCACCCCCCAGCAGATTCGGGAGCAAAACCCCAGCCACATCATTCTTTCCCCCGGCCCGGGGTATCCGGCGGATGCGGGCATCTGCGAGGATGTCATCCGGGAGCTGGGCGGCGAAATCCCCATTCTGGGGGTATGCCTTGGGCATCAGGCAATCTGCGAGGCCTTCGGTGGTGAAATCATCCGGGCAAGGCAGCTGATGCACGGCAAACAGAGCCGCATCCGTCTGGATACAGCCTGCCCCCTCTTTCAGGGACTCCCCGAGGAAATCATGGCCGCCCGCTATCACTCGCTGGTGGCAAGAGCGGATGCCATTCCCACTGAGCTGGAGGTCATCTCCACAGAACCGGGCGGCGAGGTTATGGCGGTTCGCCACCGCAACTACAACATTTACGGGCTGCAATTTCACCCAGAATCCATTCTCACCCCACAGGGTGAAACCATCATCCGCAATTTCTTGAATATGGAGGGCGGCACGCATGATTAA
- the trpD gene encoding anthranilate phosphoribosyltransferase: MIKQAISQAIQGNHLTYEEARLSMQEIMQGEATQAQIAAFLTALRMKGETIDEITACASVMRECGAKLAQQGDLLEVVGTGGDEAYTFNISTVSAFVTAAAGVRVAKHGNRSVSSKCGAADVLEALGAKLDLTAEQSACVLEKTGICFLFAPVYHASMKHAAPVRREMGARTIFNILGPMANPASATIQLLGVYDEKLVEPLAQVLANLGVKRAMVVHGNDGLDEISLHAPTTVCEVNAGSFKSYTLDPREFGFALCPSEELTGGDAAQNAEIALHILEGEPGAKRNVVLLNAGACLYLAGCAEDLKSGVALAGEMIDSGKALETLQAFIAATKEAQP, encoded by the coding sequence ATGATTAAACAGGCAATCAGTCAGGCCATTCAGGGCAATCATCTCACCTATGAAGAAGCAAGGCTTTCCATGCAGGAGATCATGCAGGGTGAGGCAACACAGGCTCAAATCGCCGCTTTTCTCACCGCTTTGCGGATGAAGGGCGAAACCATTGATGAAATCACGGCCTGCGCCAGTGTCATGCGGGAGTGCGGCGCCAAGCTGGCTCAACAGGGCGACCTGCTGGAGGTTGTGGGCACCGGCGGAGACGAGGCCTATACTTTCAACATTTCCACCGTATCCGCTTTTGTAACAGCGGCGGCTGGGGTTCGGGTGGCAAAGCACGGCAACCGCAGTGTATCCAGCAAATGCGGAGCGGCCGATGTTCTGGAGGCTTTAGGCGCAAAACTGGATTTAACCGCCGAGCAAAGCGCATGTGTGCTGGAAAAAACGGGTATCTGCTTTTTGTTTGCACCGGTCTATCACGCCTCCATGAAGCACGCCGCCCCGGTGCGCCGGGAAATGGGCGCCCGCACCATCTTTAACATTCTGGGGCCCATGGCCAACCCCGCCAGTGCCACGATCCAGCTCTTGGGGGTTTACGATGAAAAGCTGGTGGAGCCTCTTGCACAGGTACTGGCCAATCTGGGGGTTAAGCGGGCCATGGTCGTCCATGGCAACGATGGTCTGGATGAAATCTCCCTGCACGCCCCCACCACGGTCTGCGAGGTGAATGCCGGCTCCTTCAAAAGCTATACCCTGGACCCCCGAGAGTTTGGCTTTGCGCTTTGTCCCTCCGAGGAGCTGACCGGTGGCGATGCGGCACAAAACGCCGAGATTGCCCTGCACATTTTGGAGGGAGAGCCGGGAGCCAAGCGGAATGTGGTGCTGCTGAACGCAGGGGCCTGCCTTTATCTGGCGGGCTGTGCCGAGGATTTAAAAAGCGGTGTGGCTTTGGCTGGCGAAATGATCGACAGCGGCAAGGCTTTGGAAACCTTGCAGGCCTTTATAGCGGCCACAAAGGAGGCACAGCCGTGA
- the trpC gene encoding indole-3-glycerol phosphate synthase TrpC, translating into MILEKIAAATKLRVNQAKKKRPLEVVREQALALPAASLPFEQALGRPGISFICEVKKASPSKGLIAREFPYVQIAKDYEAAGAAAVSVLTEPFFFQGSDRYLTEISRNISLPILRKDFTVDEYQLYEAKLIGADAILLICALLDTDTLRQYLAICRTLGLSALVEAHTPEEIESALEAGASIIGVNNRNLKTFQVDLSISQELRTLVPSEILFVAESGVHTAQDVAALSTAQVDAILLGEALMRSHDKAAKLADLREGIAV; encoded by the coding sequence GTGATACTGGAAAAAATCGCCGCCGCCACAAAACTGCGAGTAAATCAGGCGAAAAAAAAGCGCCCCCTCGAAGTGGTTCGGGAACAGGCACTTGCCCTGCCGGCCGCTTCCCTCCCTTTTGAGCAGGCATTGGGCAGACCGGGAATCTCCTTTATTTGCGAGGTAAAGAAAGCTTCTCCCTCCAAGGGTTTGATTGCCCGGGAGTTCCCCTATGTGCAGATTGCCAAGGATTATGAAGCCGCCGGAGCGGCGGCTGTTTCGGTGCTCACGGAGCCCTTTTTCTTTCAGGGAAGCGACCGGTATCTCACCGAAATCAGCCGAAACATCTCACTGCCTATTCTACGGAAGGATTTCACAGTGGATGAATACCAGCTTTACGAAGCCAAGCTAATTGGAGCGGATGCCATCCTGCTCATCTGCGCTCTTCTGGATACCGATACCCTGCGGCAGTATCTTGCAATCTGCCGTACACTCGGCCTTTCGGCGCTGGTGGAGGCCCACACCCCCGAGGAGATAGAGTCCGCCCTTGAGGCGGGGGCTTCCATCATCGGGGTCAACAACCGGAACCTGAAAACCTTTCAGGTGGATTTGAGCATTTCCCAAGAACTGCGCACACTGGTGCCCTCGGAGATTCTGTTTGTGGCGGAAAGCGGTGTGCATACAGCACAAGATGTGGCCGCACTTTCCACCGCACAGGTGGATGCCATTCTGCTGGGAGAAGCCCTCATGCGCAGTCACGATAAGGCCGCCAAGCTGGCCGACCTGCGGGAAGGGATTGCAGTATGA
- a CDS encoding phosphoribosylanthranilate isomerase yields MTKVKFCGLRRMEDIQAANALLPDYIGFVFAPSPRQVTPELAKSLRQKLDRSIASVGVFVDAAIEDIAALCESGVITHIQLHGHEDEAYLTQLRSRIKAPIIKAIRVQSREQVLAAQALPCEYLLLDSYHDKKMGGSGKALDLSLIPPLTKPFFLAGGLDAGNVKERIAACRPYGVDVSSGVETAGFKDPEKMREFINAVYSYSLKTRSEVS; encoded by the coding sequence ATGACCAAAGTCAAGTTCTGCGGCCTTCGCCGCATGGAGGATATCCAAGCGGCAAACGCCCTTTTGCCCGATTATATTGGCTTTGTTTTTGCCCCCAGTCCCCGGCAGGTTACTCCAGAGCTGGCAAAAAGCCTTCGGCAAAAGCTGGATCGCTCCATTGCTTCGGTAGGCGTATTCGTGGATGCGGCTATTGAGGATATTGCCGCCCTGTGTGAAAGCGGGGTCATCACCCACATTCAGCTCCACGGCCACGAGGATGAAGCCTATCTCACACAGCTCAGGAGCCGGATAAAGGCTCCCATCATCAAGGCGATACGGGTGCAGAGCCGGGAGCAGGTGCTGGCCGCTCAGGCGCTCCCTTGCGAATATCTCCTTCTGGATTCCTATCATGATAAGAAAATGGGCGGGAGCGGCAAGGCTCTTGATCTCAGCTTGATTCCACCCTTAACCAAGCCCTTTTTTTTGGCAGGGGGATTGGATGCAGGCAATGTAAAAGAGCGTATCGCCGCCTGCCGCCCCTATGGCGTGGATGTGAGCAGCGGTGTGGAAACAGCAGGCTTTAAAGACCCTGAAAAGATGCGAGAATTTATAAATGCGGTATACTCATATAGCTTAAAAACAAGGAGTGAAGTATCGTGA
- the trpB gene encoding tryptophan synthase subunit beta codes for MKKGRFGQHGGQFIPETLMNAVIELEEAYEGFRRDPAFIQELDALLNQYAGRPSLLYFAEKMTRELGGAKIYLKREDLNHTGSHKINNVLGQVLMAKKMGKTRVIAETGAGQHGVATATAAALMDMECEVFMGKEDTDRQALNVYRMELLGAKVHPVTSGTQTLKDAVNETMREWTSRLEDTHYVLGSVMGPHPFPTIVRDFQSVIGREVRAQMLEREGKLPDTLIACVGGGSNAMGLFYEFLEDSSVALIGCEAAGLGVDTPQNAATVANGTQGIFHGMKSYFCQDEYGQIAPVYSISAGLDYPGIGPEHANLYDMGRAKYVPVTDDEAVDAFEYLSRTEGIIPAIESAHAVAYAQKLAPTMGREQIIVVNLSGRGDKDVAAIARYRGKKLYE; via the coding sequence GTGAAAAAAGGACGTTTTGGCCAGCATGGCGGCCAATTTATTCCCGAAACCCTGATGAACGCTGTCATCGAGTTGGAAGAAGCCTATGAGGGCTTTCGCCGTGACCCTGCCTTCATACAGGAGCTGGATGCGCTGTTAAACCAATATGCCGGCCGACCCTCCCTGCTCTATTTTGCGGAGAAAATGACCCGGGAGCTGGGCGGAGCCAAAATCTACCTCAAGCGGGAGGATCTCAACCACACAGGCTCCCACAAAATCAACAATGTGCTGGGGCAAGTGCTTATGGCCAAGAAAATGGGCAAGACCCGGGTCATCGCCGAAACCGGAGCCGGTCAGCATGGGGTTGCCACCGCCACCGCCGCCGCGCTCATGGATATGGAATGTGAAGTGTTCATGGGCAAGGAGGATACCGACCGGCAGGCCCTGAATGTTTACCGCATGGAGCTGCTGGGAGCCAAGGTTCACCCGGTGACCAGCGGCACCCAAACCCTCAAGGATGCAGTCAACGAAACCATGCGGGAATGGACCTCCCGTTTAGAGGATACCCACTATGTGCTGGGCTCGGTCATGGGGCCTCACCCCTTCCCCACCATTGTGCGGGATTTCCAGAGTGTTATCGGCCGGGAGGTGCGGGCGCAAATGCTGGAGCGGGAGGGAAAGCTCCCGGATACCCTCATTGCCTGTGTAGGCGGCGGCAGCAACGCCATGGGGCTGTTCTACGAATTTTTGGAGGATTCGTCCGTTGCGCTGATTGGCTGTGAGGCGGCGGGGCTGGGTGTGGATACCCCCCAGAATGCAGCCACCGTTGCCAACGGAACGCAGGGAATCTTCCATGGCATGAAATCCTATTTCTGTCAGGATGAATACGGGCAGATTGCACCGGTCTATTCCATCTCTGCGGGGCTGGATTATCCCGGGATCGGGCCGGAGCACGCAAACCTTTACGACATGGGGCGGGCCAAATATGTCCCGGTTACCGACGACGAAGCGGTGGATGCCTTTGAGTATCTTTCCCGCACTGAGGGCATCATCCCGGCTATTGAAAGCGCCCATGCCGTGGCCTATGCCCAAAAGCTGGCCCCAACCATGGGCCGGGAGCAAATCATAGTGGTGAATCTATCCGGGCGGGGCGACAAGGATGTGGCCGCCATCGCCCGCTACAGGGGGAAAAAGCTTTATGAATAA
- the trpA gene encoding tryptophan synthase subunit alpha, giving the protein MNNIQKAFAAGKAFIPFLTAGDPSLAVTERLVIAMAEEGADLIELGIPFSDPVAEGPVIQRADERALLAGTTLDGIFEMVSRVREQSAIPLAFMTYINPVFVYGAEKFFSRCADCGVGAVIVPDLPFEEREELLSFSRSHNVALIPLIAPTSKERIRAIAREAEGFVYCVSSMGVTGVRENIKTDLAGMVQLVKEEQDIPCAIGFGISTPEQAAEIGQYGDGVIVGSAIVKLIEQYGEGAEPHVRTYAAQMKAAVSAAKQPV; this is encoded by the coding sequence ATGAATAACATACAGAAAGCCTTTGCAGCCGGAAAAGCCTTTATACCCTTTCTCACAGCGGGAGACCCCTCCCTTGCGGTAACCGAGCGCTTGGTGATCGCTATGGCCGAAGAAGGAGCCGATCTCATTGAGCTGGGTATCCCTTTTTCTGACCCGGTGGCCGAGGGTCCGGTGATTCAGCGGGCGGATGAAAGAGCCCTTTTAGCTGGAACCACCTTGGATGGCATCTTTGAAATGGTCAGCCGGGTGCGGGAACAGTCCGCCATCCCCTTGGCCTTCATGACCTACATCAACCCTGTGTTTGTCTATGGGGCTGAGAAATTTTTCAGCCGGTGCGCCGACTGCGGCGTGGGTGCGGTGATTGTGCCTGATCTGCCTTTTGAGGAACGGGAGGAGCTTCTCTCCTTTAGCCGATCCCACAATGTGGCGCTGATTCCGCTGATTGCCCCCACCTCCAAGGAGCGCATCCGGGCTATTGCCCGGGAGGCAGAAGGCTTTGTCTACTGCGTTTCCTCCATGGGGGTTACCGGGGTGCGGGAGAATATCAAAACCGATCTTGCCGGTATGGTTCAGCTTGTAAAAGAGGAGCAGGATATTCCCTGTGCCATTGGCTTTGGTATCTCCACCCCAGAGCAGGCCGCCGAAATCGGGCAATATGGTGATGGCGTGATCGTGGGCAGCGCCATTGTAAAGCTCATTGAGCAGTATGGTGAAGGAGCCGAACCCCATGTTCGTACCTATGCCGCACAAATGAAGGCGGCCGTTTCGGCGGCGAAGCAGCCTGTATAA